From Prevotella sp. oral taxon 299 str. F0039:
ATAAGGAAGTTGATAAATACTTGTCGAGTAAGTTGGAAACTATGTTTTAAGAAGATAAGAAGCCTCCCATAGATAATGATCATTTAGAAGAAGATTTTTCATTGTAATACAAGCACTATTTTTTGATATTTAAGAGCAAACCTTACCTCCCTCCAGCATCCATAATATCTTTTCCTTATAGAATTTGCATTGCAATGTGGGCACAAGCTTCGGCATCGGCAAGAGCATGATGGTGATTATCTAAACAATAGCCACATTCTTGAGCAACTGTATGCAGTTGATGGTTTGGAAGATGGGGGAGAACTCGACGTGCTGCGGCAAGAGTATCGAAGAAAATATAATCTGGATAATCCATTTGATACACTCTGAATACAGCTTTAAGACAGCTCTCATCAAACCTACTATTGTGCGCAACAAAGGGCAAATTGCCAATTTTTGGTTCAATTTGTTTCCAAATCTCGTGAAAGCAAGGCGACTCTTCGGTGTCACTCTTTGTGAGTCCATGCACTTTAGTGCACCAATATGAATAATAGTTGGGTTCAGGTTGAATAGTAGAATAGAATGAATCCGTAATCACTCCATTTCTAACAATTACAATTCCAATCGAACAAACGCTGCTTCTTTCACTGTTAGCGGTTTCAAAATCTATCGCTACAAAATCTTTCATGACGTGTAAAATACAATTATAATCTACAAAGATATGATTTTTTGCGTTAGAATACCTTCTAAAGAAAAGAATTATTATCTTTGCAATGTATTTCTTTAATAGAGAAATGCAGCTAGTATTACTATATTATTGATAATATATTGATTTTATTTTAATTAAGAAAAATCCTATACAATGAAGAAAATAACCCAAATAACCTATACACTTCCCCCCGCACTTTTAGTGGCTTTAATAGCACAAGCAAAAGAGTTTAAAGAACAAAAAGGTAAAAATACCAATAAACCCAACGTTATTTTGATTTATGCAGACGATCTTGGATATGGTGATTTAGAGTGTTATGGAGCCAAAAATATACAAACTCCCAATGTAAATAAGCTGGCAAAAAATGGTATTCGTTTTACAAATGCTCATGCAACAGCGTCAACAAGTACCCCATCTCGTTATTCTTTATTGACAGGCGAATATGCTTGGCGACGTAAAGATACCGATGTTGCGCCAGGAAATGCAGGTATGATCATTCGACCAGAGCAGTTTACAATGGCCGATATGTTTAAAAGTGCAGGTTATACAACATGCGCAATAGGAAAATGGCATTTGGGTTTAGGGGATAAAACAGGTCAACAAGATTGGAATGCTCCACTTCCTTCGGCTCTAGGTGATATCGGTTTCGATTATCATTACATCATGGCAGCCACTGCAGATCGTGTTCCTTGCGTCTTTATAGAGAATGGAAAGGTGGCTAATTATGATGAAAATGCGCCTATAGAGGTGAATTATTATCGTAATTTCGAGGGCGAACCAACAGGAAAAGACAATCCCGAATTATTGTATAATCAAAAGTCTAGTCACGGACACGATATGAGTATCGTTAATGGTATTGGTAGAATTGGTTATATGAAAGGCGGCGGAAAGGCTCTTTGGAAAGACGAAAATATTGCCGATAGCATAACAACCCATGCCATTAAGTTTATCTCTGAAAATAGAGAAAAGCCCTTCTTTATGTATTTTGCTACCAATGATGTACACGTTCCACGCTTCCCTCACGATCGATTTAGAGGCAAAAACAAAATGGGAGTGCGTGGAGATGCTATTGCACAGTTCGACTGGTCGGTAGGAGAAATCGTGAAAGCACTAGAGAAATATCATCTTTTAGATAATACACTCATCGTTATTAGTAGTGACAATGGACCTGTTGTAGACGATGGTTATCAAGATAGAGCAGAAGAATTGCTTAACGGACATAGCCCAGCAGGACCTTTCAGAGGCAATAAATACAGCTCTTTTGAAGGTGGAACTGCCGTACCTGTAATTGTTTCATGGAAGAATAAAATTGCAAAGAAACAAGAGTCAGATGTTCTTTTGTCGCAAGCCGATTGGTTTGCATCATTCGCTCACCTTGTAGGAGCACGTCTACCAAAGGGAAGTGCCTTTGATAGTGAAAATCACTTGTCTAATCTTTTAGGTGAAAAAACAAATGCTCGTGAATGGGTTCTTGAGCAAAGTAATACCCGAGTGCTATCGGTTAGAACACAAAAATGGAAGTATATCGAGCCTAGCGATGGTCCAAAGATGATTCAATGGGGACCTAAAATCGAAACAGGTAATAACGCTCAGCCACAGCTTTTCGATATGCAAGCATCTAATTTCGAAGAAAAGAACGTTGCAAAAGACCACCCACAAGTGGTTTATGATATGCAAAACATCTTACGAAGAGAACGCAGTAAGAAATAAAAAAGAGCGTAAAAACAAATAGAGTGGGGTGCTCTTATATAATAAGATGACGTAAATTACTTATTATTTTCTATGGCATCAACGGCACTTCTTATTATCTTTGCATAGTGAAGTAATAAGAAGTGCTCCACATTATAAGGCATTTCAGTTGCTTCTATTTAACAAAAACATTAAAATAAATACCCTTTATATTCCCAAAGAGCAGAACTTGTTTTGTAAAAGCCTTGACTTCTCTTTGTGATATAACGTAAAACCATACGTTTTGAATACATACGCACCCTTCGCCAAACCACTTTATGTGATGCTAAAGCCTGTAGGCAGTAGCTGTAATTTATCGTGTAAATATTGTTATTACTTAGAAAAGCAGTTCTTATATGCAAGTAATAAGAGTATGTGGATGGACGAAACGCTCCTCGAAAGATTTATTCAACAATATCTATTGTCACAAACTCAGCCCCAAGTGTCCTTCACTTGGCATGGCGGTGAGCCTCTTCTTCGTCCTATATCATTCTACGAAAAGGCACTGAAGTTACAACAAAAGTATGGCAAAGGATATGATATTCAAAATAGCTTACAAACCAATGGAACCCTCATTACAGACGAGTGGTGCCGTTTCTTTAAAGATAATGACTTTTTAATTGGGCTTTCTATCGATGGAACTGCAGCTATGCACAATCTTTATCGCACCACACCTCGTGGCAAAGATACCTTTGGTGAGGTGATGAGAGGAATAGACTTGCTTAATAAACATGGTGTAGAATGGAATGCAATGGCTGTTGTTAACAATCAAAATGCCGATCATCCCATCGAATTCTACAATTTCTTTAAAAGCATTGGTTGCCATTTCATTCAGTTTACTCCAATTGTTGAGCGACAAATACAACACTCAGATGGCAGGCATCTTGCCTCTTTAAAAGATAAAGACTTGCTCGTTACTTCTTATTCAGTTACTGCCGAGCAGTGGGGAACGTTCCTGTGTACTATTTTCGACGAGTGGCTTAAAGAAGATGTAGGCGACTATTATGTTCAACTTTTCGATGCAACGTTAGCCAATTGGGTAGGGGTTACGCCAAGTATATGTACCCTTGCACGTACATGTGGGCATGCTGGAGTAATGGAACACAATGGAGATGTGTATGCATGCGACCACTTTGTGTTTCCTGAATATAAGTTAGGAAACATTAAAGACAAAACGCTTACAGAGATGATGTATAGTCCTCAACAGCTAACCTTTGGTAAAAACAAACATAATTTGTTGCCCAAGCAATGCAAAGAGTGTCCCTATCTATTTGCATGTAATGGCGAATGCCCTAAAAATAGATTCATCAATGACAGCTATGGCATGCCAGGCCTCAACTATTTATGTAAAGGTTATAAAC
This genomic window contains:
- a CDS encoding 3'-5' exonuclease gives rise to the protein MKDFVAIDFETANSERSSVCSIGIVIVRNGVITDSFYSTIQPEPNYYSYWCTKVHGLTKSDTEESPCFHEIWKQIEPKIGNLPFVAHNSRFDESCLKAVFRVYQMDYPDYIFFDTLAAARRVLPHLPNHQLHTVAQECGYCLDNHHHALADAEACAHIAMQIL
- a CDS encoding arylsulfatase — protein: MKKITQITYTLPPALLVALIAQAKEFKEQKGKNTNKPNVILIYADDLGYGDLECYGAKNIQTPNVNKLAKNGIRFTNAHATASTSTPSRYSLLTGEYAWRRKDTDVAPGNAGMIIRPEQFTMADMFKSAGYTTCAIGKWHLGLGDKTGQQDWNAPLPSALGDIGFDYHYIMAATADRVPCVFIENGKVANYDENAPIEVNYYRNFEGEPTGKDNPELLYNQKSSHGHDMSIVNGIGRIGYMKGGGKALWKDENIADSITTHAIKFISENREKPFFMYFATNDVHVPRFPHDRFRGKNKMGVRGDAIAQFDWSVGEIVKALEKYHLLDNTLIVISSDNGPVVDDGYQDRAEELLNGHSPAGPFRGNKYSSFEGGTAVPVIVSWKNKIAKKQESDVLLSQADWFASFAHLVGARLPKGSAFDSENHLSNLLGEKTNAREWVLEQSNTRVLSVRTQKWKYIEPSDGPKMIQWGPKIETGNNAQPQLFDMQASNFEEKNVAKDHPQVVYDMQNILRRERSKK
- a CDS encoding anaerobic sulfatase-maturation protein; translation: MNTYAPFAKPLYVMLKPVGSSCNLSCKYCYYLEKQFLYASNKSMWMDETLLERFIQQYLLSQTQPQVSFTWHGGEPLLRPISFYEKALKLQQKYGKGYDIQNSLQTNGTLITDEWCRFFKDNDFLIGLSIDGTAAMHNLYRTTPRGKDTFGEVMRGIDLLNKHGVEWNAMAVVNNQNADHPIEFYNFFKSIGCHFIQFTPIVERQIQHSDGRHLASLKDKDLLVTSYSVTAEQWGTFLCTIFDEWLKEDVGDYYVQLFDATLANWVGVTPSICTLARTCGHAGVMEHNGDVYACDHFVFPEYKLGNIKDKTLTEMMYSPQQLTFGKNKHNLLPKQCKECPYLFACNGECPKNRFINDSYGMPGLNYLCKGYKRFFAHVAPYMDFMKAEYEAGRPPSNVMEWAKNNAIEL